TATTTGAGTACAAATATCATAATGATCGGTACTTTTACAGAGACGGTCTCGCCAATGCTTATATTGATCCGGCTGCTTATGCAAAGGCGGGCTCATGGAATGCCTACTGGAAGAGCAGAGAACCATATTTTGTCGATAACCTGAATCCCGGGTATCAGGGGTTTTCAGCCAGAAGAATGGCTAAGACGTCACTTCCCGTGCCCGCCATGACGGTTACAGATCATGATGAGAAGGCGGTGCAGGAGAACACACTGGATTCTCTGAGTGAAACATATTTTTATACGATATCACAAAATATCCCCAGAGAAGAGCCTGACTATTATTACAGTGATTTTACGGTTAGAGATATTCTGCCAGAGTGCCTGGAATTTGTCAGCGCAAAGGTTGAGGATGATGCGGGGAAGGATGTGACATTTCGATTTCTGGTATCACATGATGATCAGAACGTGACCTTTCAGGTGAAATCACCCGCCTCAGCCATATTTTACGGGGTGACATATCATTTTAAGGTTCATGTCCGGGTTCGTCAGCCGATGGATTATGAAGTGTGGCTGAACAGCGAGACGGGTTATTATGATACGGAGAATCAGTCGGTATCTGTTTTGACCAGAGGAGGTGGATCTTCATCTAAAAAAAGCAATACCGTGAAAACGAGGTTCAGAGATGAAATCTCAATCAACTATCATTCAAATTATCGGTCAAAAGCGCAGGAACAGTTGACGGAAAAGACTTATCGAAACTTCCCTTACACGGTGAGAGGAAATGATGACAAGATCCATTTCACGGAAGGTGAGACGGCAGTATTTGCCGGGTGGGATCAGATACCGGAGGCGTTTGCCGAAAATGTCAGATTTCCGGACGCGAAACTGCCCATGGAAGTGGAGGATACAGCTAAGGTACTGGGGCAGCCGGACCTGTATGCCATCTGGGATTATGCTCCGGATGTCAGCAGAGAAAATGTGCCGGTATACTATGAAGGGGAATCAATCACAAAAGAAAAACTGACGAAAGAGGTGAAGGTCCGGGATCTGGAAGATAACCGGCGGGGTATTGAACTTCCGCTGGACATCAGGAAAATCCGCAGTGATGACGGTACATTAACCAGGAATTATCCTGAAGGGATGCAGGGCAAAGATGATTTTCATGTGTCCTTTGAGGAGCTGGGTAAAGTAAAGGAAGACGGCGATCAGACGCTGTGGGTGACATATCATACAATAGACAGTGCCGGAAATGAAACGAATAAAGAATTGAAGATACTGATTCGTTTCAATTATCCTCCGGAAATTGAGGCATCAGACCGCACCTATCTTTTGGATGAGGTTCGTAATGGAATGCTGACAGAGGAGCTTGTCCGGAGTTTCGCTTCGGCTGCGGATGTGGAGGACGATGAGGCAAAGGCGCTGGGACTGATGGTTGATGGAAAGCTGGTGGATATTAATGACAACCTCAGCGTTGTCGGATTTGATGGCGAGGCCTTTAAAACTCCGGGAGAGATTCTTGTTACCTACCATGTCCTGGACAGATTTGGAAAAGAGACATTTCGCAGCATCACCATTTCAGTGATTGACGGTGAGGCGGAAGCATTGCCGGATGCGGAAGGAGAAGTACGGTTTATCTCAGAAAAATATTATCTGATGGGACAGGATGAGGGGGGCCTTCACGAGGATTCCCGATGGTATACACAGCAGGATTACGTGGACCGGATTACGGAAGCATTTTCCAATACAAAGAGTGAAGGAGGCGAATGGAAAATTTTGCAGGGAAAATGGTGTTTTTCAAATGATAAAATTATGAGAGCAAAACAGTATATCAGAGAGATGGGAATCGGCAACAGCCAGACGGCTGACGGTCTGGAGGGTTTCCTGAAAGAATTTCCGCAGGAGGATGAATAGCGTCTGCCGGAAGACGGAAAGACCAATCTGATGCAGGTTGGTCTTTCAGCTTAATACCACAGAAGTTTAATCCGGTGTTTCTATAGAAGTGACAATGTCCATTTTTGAGATGGAATGTAACGGTATCACAGTTGCAAGGATACAGGACAGTACGGAGACTGCAGATGCTGTGAGGATGGCGGCAAATGGAATTGCAGACAGATGCAGGTGATCAGATGCGGCAGCTTCCACGAACAGTGTGCAGATATAGCCCAAGATTGATCCGGCAAAAGAAGCAGTGATTCCATAAAAGGCACCTTCCCACAAAAAAGTTTTGTAAAGGCTGCCTGCGCTCATTCCGATGGCCCTCTGCATACCGATCTCCGCCACTCGGGTGTGAATATTGCTGTAAACAGTATTAATAATATTTAAGATTCCGATAAGACCGATGAAAAGGATC
The Ruminococcus gauvreauii genome window above contains:
- a CDS encoding leucine-rich repeat protein; the protein is MRKKISALFLAIVLTILPPVPYAVCADAKTDAAQVHGGEEGRTEGETEDGEEDQAEDAEEIREPAAEWRLSDSVTAYCEDGVLTISGHGAAVPDGEWSGWGGTVRNVFVEEGITELASYLFADMQDLEEVSLPESLESIGSYVFEGCRKLQHAELPKAIHEIPEGAFRGCVSLDTIELTGSIDSIGPGAFYGCRSLKNTVNFEDAVVVEKGSDFIRVKDREAVTAKIPFDGVSIGDEAFYGCESLKAVLLTGDSGLNTEIFGLKAYGEKGLLTVFCFEENKDAAAAAFSETNVQIVVILTEEETEETAETEKAITDIAVDPYYVLMGFAARAAADNTIAYPTMTPAAYAKTDSRFTVIRPEKFTLNGEYEFCARVLYSGKAYEKQDYTTKVTAFGPWDNKEMGDWAKRIAAGNAQLQNAYKNSGILHTARITDDSGKGKFGAWYRNVGTYKGKIIDAKAVISNYTLYKQGAGQGLGILGLSEDRIGIFAKNISNVTLRIEFYEHGSTTKKVNVKGFALLDDVDYGQGVKVESSYDNIYVLNESTFAVYKNQSMVSPVLIDKSGVNNTDYYPFALQVEFDSNVFEYKYHNDRYFYRDGLANAYIDPAAYAKAGSWNAYWKSREPYFVDNLNPGYQGFSARRMAKTSLPVPAMTVTDHDEKAVQENTLDSLSETYFYTISQNIPREEPDYYYSDFTVRDILPECLEFVSAKVEDDAGKDVTFRFLVSHDDQNVTFQVKSPASAIFYGVTYHFKVHVRVRQPMDYEVWLNSETGYYDTENQSVSVLTRGGGSSSKKSNTVKTRFRDEISINYHSNYRSKAQEQLTEKTYRNFPYTVRGNDDKIHFTEGETAVFAGWDQIPEAFAENVRFPDAKLPMEVEDTAKVLGQPDLYAIWDYAPDVSRENVPVYYEGESITKEKLTKEVKVRDLEDNRRGIELPLDIRKIRSDDGTLTRNYPEGMQGKDDFHVSFEELGKVKEDGDQTLWVTYHTIDSAGNETNKELKILIRFNYPPEIEASDRTYLLDEVRNGMLTEELVRSFASAADVEDDEAKALGLMVDGKLVDINDNLSVVGFDGEAFKTPGEILVTYHVLDRFGKETFRSITISVIDGEAEALPDAEGEVRFISEKYYLMGQDEGGLHEDSRWYTQQDYVDRITEAFSNTKSEGGEWKILQGKWCFSNDKIMRAKQYIREMGIGNSQTADGLEGFLKEFPQEDE